The Oryza brachyantha chromosome 7, ObraRS2, whole genome shotgun sequence genomic interval CAGTTCTGAATTCTCTGAGTTACCAAATGATAGTGATGTTCATCTTTCAGTTTTACTATATTCTTCTCCATGCATCTCGTATCTTATCTCTTGCTCCATACTTCCATACGCCTATGGGGGTGTGCTGTGTACATGTGGAGGAAAGATAGTGGAACAGGTGGTTGGGACTAGCACATCAAACATGAACAGAGTCACAATCAACTGAGGCCAATCGGTGGATTACACATTGGGTTCAGACCATTCCAGGGTTTTCTCATCCCCATCACCTTGATCACTTAAATTGGTCCTAATctagggatttttttaacgTGCTAGTATAAATTATGGATGGGTGCTAATCTTGAATGCTCCTTTTGCGTTATTCTGAATTAAGTTTTGTCATCTGAACATTTCCATGTTTCTCCGTACCTATATGTAACCTTAGCTCTGAACCTTTAGAAAAGTTGGCTGCCTAGGAGGAACTGTGAGCATGACAATACCTATGTTGATGGTATTCTCAAACTACATCAAATATATTAGCATAGCTACTCAAACCGTGAATGACAAATCGATAGAAAGGAAATGTTATCATCATGCGCAGGAAGCAAGAATATGTTAGGTAGATAGGCCTTAGCCCTTGGAGAGGGAAGGAATGCATGCCAGCTTGAAACCAAATGAACTAACTCCTCCAATTTTCTATGTTACCAATTTTTTCAGTGTTCGATACTATTGACTTttgaatataattttgatcattagccatcattttatttaatactaatttattttatcattaaagaaACTATAAGTGTGTCTTACATTTTTGcatatgtgaaaaatatttaaataaacgattaatcaaatatattaaaaaattaatagtcaaacACAGAAAAACGGAGGGACTACCGGTCTACTCCTCTTGGTATATAGATTACCACCTTGCAAAATCTTGTGTCACCAGGTCAGTTCCTAACAATTCAAAAATCCAAATATTCACCAACCTAGGGGACAcatcaaattaatatttagtACTTTAAagcacaaaaactaccaaaaaCTTTCTGTttgaaggtaaaaaaaacatacccaATAGAACAACAATAATAGAacatgaaaaaagaaagaaagaaaagaaatggctCTGGGTTTCCTACCTTTCAGCCTTTCCGGGCCCAAAAGGCACAGGGCCAATGAACGACCTAACAATCACGCGGCCCACACGGCGACGTCCACCGCCCAGCCGCATCACCTCGTGACACGTGTCACGATCCAACGGCGTACTGTGCCGGCACTACTAGTAGCCTTTCAtaggcggcgcgagcgcgacgCGTGGGCGATCCCGTCGCCGATTCGCGGCTCCTCCGGAAGCTTCTAGAGCGGCGGTGGAATCCAAGCTcccgcggcgacgagggcacGAGGCGAACCAGATTAGGAAGAAGcattcctctccctctccctctccctcctacGGCTGATCCGATTCGCCAGCGGTAAGCGTGATTCCGCCGCTGTAAATCGCTGCCCTCTAGCCGTAGGTCCGTCGGTTTCGGTTTGGTCTTCGAGATGATTGCTCTAAAACGTACCCTACGGGAGGCGTTGTTGTATGAGCGGTAGCATCATGGTCGATCGTTGTGTACGGTTTCGGTTTTAGGTTATGATTTGGTGGTGGTTCTACGACTCTAGGGTGGGTTGGGTCTCAAATCTAGTAGTTGTTCGTTGGTGTGCTTGTATCGATGGGCCTTGATGGTTAAACGGCCGTGGAGCTTGGTAAATTTGTGGGTTTGTAGTGGCGTGATGTTGTGTGGTTACACTGAAATCCCATGCACAACACACAGACAAGTAGTGGTGTTGGCGGTTGCATCTTGCATGTACTTGCAAAGGTCTAtgcaattatttatatttgtggTGGTTTTGGATACTATAcctatatgtttatgtttatgtatCACGTACTGTTGATGTgattaatataaaagtaaGGGTTTAGTTCAATTAGAGCGAATATCCTTGTTCTATGCTCTTGAGATTCTTgattaccctttttttttttttgaatttctaGTGTATCAGTGCTACTACTACATTTGTTAATTTACTGATAGTTTTTAAACCTTGACCTGTTGTCCTAGGTTGATATGGGAAGAGGCTACAGTTACAGCCCATCGCCACCTCCAAGAAGCTACCGGAGAAGGGCAAGCAGCCCGATTCCCCGTGGTCGTTATGGTGGTGGCGGTAGAGATCTCCCAACCAGTCTTCTAGTCAGGAATCTTCGCCGGGACTGCCGgtaaaatttcttgaaatttCCTCTACTCGGTGATTGTGAGCGCACAACTTGTACATGTGTTGTGTATGGAACTTTTCCAACCACTACTTAAAACTAAGTATTTACACAGTATTGTTATGCATCTGCGATCTGTGGCATTCTCAAGTTCTTTTGTGAAAAAGATAAGCTTATTTTGTGAGCCTATACATGTCCATTTGTTGCTATCAGCATCATATACTCCACATAGATAATTGGATTACTAGATTTCgatatttacaaaattttagttcTGGTATTAACTTGTTTATAGcagccaaaaaaatatatgtacctTTGAGTTGTATGCTGCATGATGCATGCCTTTTTTTTGCACACATGGAATTTGGCGCGAAAAATGGGcatcaaatttaaatgcaCCCCTGAATAGGAAATCAGGCATTGAGCTGATGCTTCACTATATGCTTGGTTGTGATTCTTTGTATGTACTGCAGTGgttattatgtttttcctcTTAACCCTTATAACTCCCTAGTAAATTATGAATGCAGGCCAGAGGACATTCGTCGGCCATTTGGACAATTTGGTCGTCTTAAAGATGTTTATATTCCAAGAGATTACTACAGTGGGTAAGTTGCCCATTTTAGACTAGTATTAATTGGCATTTACACCTGCAGAGGccacttaaaattttatagatgagATTTATGCATTGACATGAAAAAATGCACTGTGTGAACTTAAAAAACGTGTGCTCTAATTTTATTAGCAGACATTAAAATACTTCTGTCATCCACTTGAGATTAACAGTGAAAACAAGTTTTTGAAGACACCAGTCTTTAGTGGCGCAAGTCTGTTGAAGGGAATGGAAGAAACTAAGAGTTGCAAGTTAAGAGATATGCAACATAAGTATTAGAGAtgaagagaagaaatataattattggTTTAAGAGATAGTGCAAGTCATGAAGAATTTGAAGTCTATATGTATAGTCTGACGGGTGCAAGGTCAGCAGCAGAGTGCACTTTTGTTTTACTTAATTTGTATTCCATGCTGTGCAACCAGGCAAAGTTTTATAGGTgaatttgtttggttgctgGGTGTTGTATTGCTGAAAACAGAAACTTTGACATTTTTCAGCCAGATTGTTATGAATCTTTATTCGGAAATCATTTCATTGTCTTTTACAGGGAACCAAGAGGATTTGGATTTGTCCAGTACTATGATCCTGATGACGCTGCTGATGCAAAATACTACATGGACGGGCAGACTATTCTTGGCAGGGAAATAGCTGTTGTATTTGCAGAGGAAAACAGAAAGAAGCCTGCTGAGATGAGAGCTCGTGACAGAATAAGGTTCGTTGTCCTGTCCCCCTATGGTGTATACACTCCAGAAGCATAGCTGATTCAGTTTATCTTCTTGCACAATCTGCAGTGGCAGCAGAGGTCGTTCCTATGACCAGAGATACTCTAGGTCACCTCGATACTCTCCTCCTCCAAGGGGATACTCTCCACCTCGAAGGGGCCGTTCGCCTTACCGCAGCCCAAGCTACTCGAGGTATGAATATCGTCAGGCTTGAGCTACTGTTTCATTTCACAATCACACACCTGAACAACAATCTTGTCTTGGGGCAGGTCTCCTTCGCCTCGGTATGCAAGGCGAAGGATGAGAGAGAGGTCCTACTCACCTGTTGACAGCAGATCCAGATCAAGAAGTAGGAGCCCCATAGATGAGGGATACGGTGGATCCACACGGAGAGAGAGGTCGCTCTCTGTTAGCGGATGAAAGCGTAACGCTGAGGTCTAGTGCTACGGTCGATCTACGAAGTAATGAGAGTACACTACTTTCTATGGCTTTGCGAACCATATGTCCATTATGTGCTGTCGTGCTGTAGTAGTATCAATAACTTGGCAAATACTAGCATTATGTCGTTATGCCTTGTGATTTGTGAAGTTCTTGGGGGCCTGTTCGACAGGCTGGGCCACTGAGGAGCGAAGAAGGGCATCATGGGACAGGCAGCCCGCTGAGCCCAGCAATGCTAGCAAAAAACGAATGCGAATAACCGCTCTATGCATGTGTGGGATCAGTGGTGATAACGAGTCTAACTATTTTGCCTATAtattttgcctataaaatttgtGTGGGATCAGTGGTGATAACGAGTCTAACtattttgcctataaaatttaaaggaCGAGTTTAAAAcgagttgaaaataaaattatatagggtTCTAAACTAAAACTAGAAAGCTTGCGCGCTGGTTGGCCgctattcatatatatatatatatataatatttttgttaatattattaacctttttattattaaagggTTTTCATTAACGATTTGTGTCTTTTGGTCAAATGTATGTCTTAGAAACTAACGatacaagtataaaaaaacaacatggagtatatataatttacttttttttcgaATCAGAacatggagtatatataatttacggTCTTctgttttcttaaaaaatattatatttagaaGAGAACTTGTGGCTTTTAAGTTTTGTGCTTGTAAGATAGATGGAGCATATATCAAAGAAGCAAAGCATGGCCGATTTGATTATTAATAAGATGAGGGTAAATCGGAggttttgatattttgttcTTAATAGCCATAAATTAGACAAATTgttctttcttattttatacatttaataatttaattactttcaTCCTTCCTTTATGCCTCTTATCCTAAATATGACCTTTTTCTAGAATGTCTTCCTTCTATAACCAAATATTTAGGAGACTAAATACAGTAAATGCAAAGAAGTTTGGTGACTTGTATTATTGCTTGTGCATATTGAAAGTGTTATTTAGAAGTTAaaatttcatgaatttctGTAGAATTAGTTCAATTTCTTTAACTttctaaaatcaatattttttctctcttttttcttttggtacaTTTTAGGGTTCCTTTGTTGTGTAAAATCATAattgaattattaaatttgtgatgttttttttcaaaaagtgtTCTAGTTGTTGTTTGCAAACGTATATAATTTAGGGTATGCTTGGTTCCAAGCTGTTCGTAGTGTTCCTATTTATTTTGGCAATGTTGCCAAATTCTTTTAGCAAGATTGCCCAAACATAAATTTGTATTGATATAAAGGGGTTGCCAGTAGTGCTATGATTTTTGGCTCCAATTCCGCTAAATGATTATGGCATTGCCAATTGTTTAGCATGGTTGAGTTACCTCCCTCTGcccgaaaaaaaaatcatatatccCGATGCACATTTCTCCCGGCTGTCTCGGCGACGGAGCTCGGCGGGGTCGGCGATGCGTCAGGGGCGGCGAAGCTCGGCCGCGGCAGATCTCGAGAGCGACGTGCGACCTTGGCAGGCGCGTCGGATGAGACCAAGGCAACTCCAGATTGTAAATTGCAAAACCCAGGCATGTGAATCTTCTTGTGCACACAAGTGAAAGAGGCAAAACTTTATCCGTATTACATGGCACATCGCCAGATCTTGCAACCGATCCAGCGCAGCTCAGTTATCAGAATAAACCCCGTATAGTTTCTACATCCTGTTATCCTCACCAAGATAAACCACGTTATCAATCTATATAGAAAGTTAGCCCAGCCAAAAATGGGTTAAGTGGAGGTATAATCTAAGCCTCAATCTAAAGATCTTTGTTTTTCCCTCTAGATGAAATCCACGTGAATTCTTGCCCTTCGAAACGAAGAATTACAAGCATAAAAACATCGAATTTTTTATGTCCCAATCAAGAAAACAAGTACGCATGCAAGGACACACACCAATTGAATTTGTTGAATTTAAGGTAAAGAAACACAAATTTTCTTCCAAGATTACGTGGATGTATCCCATCCGGATcccacaacaaaataaaatgaaaaatgccgATCCATTTCAAACCAGAAACATTCATCAAAATTCTCACACAGCAGCAGCCCCAAAACAACACAAATCTTTTCACATACAAAAAgggaagtaaaaaaaaaaaatcagccaaACATGATCTAGTCGAACCCGCATCCAGATCACCTAACAATCAACACAGAAAAATGAGTGATTTTtactctccttttcttttcttttctttcctaatCCCTCATGACCAACCAACCTCGTTCTTGAGCATGTGGAGGAGCGTGGTCTTTTTGGCGTTGTCGAGGCCGAGGAACAGGATCTTGGCCTCTTTCTGCCACAGCCCCAGCGAGACGAGCACGCGGTAGAACCAATCCACCAGGGGCATCTCCACTACGctccgccgccccaccgcGGCAGATCTGGGCAGTGGGCCTCAGCAGGCGACCTcagcggcgacagcgggcCTCGGCGGGCGACCTCGGCGTGGGCGAGGAGGCGCTTCCCCATGGCGGAGCTGACGGCGGCCGCGTCCCGATGGCGGAGCTCGAcctcggcgggcggcgacggcgggcctCAGCGTTAGCGACGGTGGGTCTTCTGCGGTGGCAAGCGGAAAGGAAGGGAAAGCTCGATTTTTACAGTGCCACGTGGCATGCTTCTCTGCCCGGGAATATGCACGTAATTCGTATATAgagattttttaagaattaaataagattATGAAAGAACCATGCCTACGTGGGATGGTTCCTCTGCACCGTGCAGTCGACCGGGGATTCATTTTCGCGGCAGCTCCAGATTGGTTGGTCCACTGGACGATGAGTTGCGCGTATCCGTGTACTATTTGGCTGTGTATTTTAAAAggatatttaatgatataaatgatagaattaactattataaaattaaaattttattttattaatatgagatgataaactcTTGTATTTCAACTTTATGCTAAAAATTTACTACCATTTGAAAAACGTGGGACAAAAGAGAAACTATTGTATCTAATAATAGTACAGCCTTTGTCCCGTGTAGTTATCATGCGAGTTGTAAACTAACCCAGTATACtgcataataaaaattaaaagaccGTAACCGATTGACTGTAATGTATCGTAGTTGCTGGGAAACACGACCAAATTACCCAATATTATTGGTCCAGTACGCAACGGTTGGAGGGGCagtgtactactactactgcccATCCCAGTTGGTGTAGAAATCAGAATAGCTAGCGACGCACAGTTGGAGGCATGGTCGTCTCGGCAAGTTGAAGGGAAACATGAATATGAATTTCTTGCCGTCTGACTTTCTGTTTCAAGGTGGACAAGTTCTGCCTACTACTGATCAGTTCAGAGTACGCGCGAGtagtacatatattttttctcctatTCGTAATCAGCGTTGCATATGTTATGCAACTGGGTCCTGGAAAGCTCCCGTGCTTGTGCTTCAAGAAACGTTTACGCGGTCGTGGTGTGCATATGGTTTGTGTCGTGAAAATAAACGCACAACGAATACGAGTTTTAACATTGAAGCAtttgcaggaaaaaaaaactacaaacaTCGAGCAACAGTAACtactactacatccgtttcatatagTAAGAATTTCTAACGttacctaaatttatcaattgataaatatatataatttatatatatgtccagatttattagcatttatatgaatctaggatAGGAAATCTTATGTTGTGAAACGGGGGAGAGTATGTgataataagatagattacAACAAAGTAGAATAATATTGGATCAAACATCAAGTCCGATGTATGTATCCGAGTCAACGAGAACATACAGTGAGCATGATTATGGCAGCACGGCCATCATCCCCGATATGGTGGTTAGAGGCGTCAACGTGCCATCTTGGCCAAATCGGACACAATTTTCCAAGAAGTAATAGCACCTTAACACAGGAGGTAACCAAATAGATATGATGTATCCAACCCAACAAAATCATATACAGTATTTGCACGTataaccaaccaaacaacatatcaaGCTACACATGTCTGACTAATACACTAGCAAAACAATTTACACGTCACacattcaaacaaaaatagattaacTCATACAAACTAGACTAGACCGCTGCAGATAAACAAACACATCCTTAACCGTTCGATACCCTCTCTGTTTCGGGACGGGGGCAGCAAAGCTTGCAGCTGGGCCTCCGAACACAGGCCGGACTGGCAAGCAGCCTGGGCTCTTCAGTTCGCTGGACGCGCCAACGCCACCGGCCACCGAAACCCACGCACCACATGATGTGAACGACCGACTGATCGAGGAGGGAGGCGCACATCACATGTGAGGACACGGACACAATATACTACTGCTGCCATGCGTCCTGCGCGATGCATGCAGTCGCAggaatggaatggaatggaatgCTACACGCGGATCAACAGTTGGAAGCATATGCATTTTCGCCCTTGCTTGGGTTGGCGCAGGTTGACAGGAAACACACGAATCTATTCTCTTCACTTCTCTTCGCCGCCGAGATGAGATGAATTATTGGGGGGTTGGACTTGGACTTTCGCAGGATGTTAGGCCGACGAGAAGGCGTTCAGTTCATTTTGTCAAACCCACGGTCTACTACGTACCatgatactactactactgcagCAGCTAGTATAAACTGGTAGCAGTGTAGCATCATGTAGCCACTGCTGCGATGCAGGTTTACACAGCTTTGTTTTTGACTTCCATCTCGATTCGCCTCTCTGACTTTAAGCTAAAAAGAGCCGACCGGGACGGACGACAGCTCGCAATCTCAATATTCTCctcttctatttatacttacaaattaaactttaaacttttaatattttttatttctttatttattttttagcctttattTTTGAtccctatataaaaattttatttataaatacgtcaTTAGAATTTTTCCATAACGAAGCCAAAAAGATGAGCCCATGGTCGTCGCCTGAATTCAGGTACCCAAAGTCGCAGGTCTCCTTCCCCCGCGACAACATCGGACGCCGTAGACTTTGCTCCAGACCACACCACTTTTGCGTACATTTCTAATTCAGTCATTATCCCTTATTTTAGTTCATTGACCTCCTTGATCAGGCCATCAGGTAAACTGTTTTCACGGATCATCTATGACTGGCCGTATGTACACAGTACACAATTTTTGCGACTCTCAAATACGCGTGTTGACTTGGTTTTGGGTTagattagatatatatttagatgggatgagatgagattaGGTTTGGCCCAATTCGAATCGTTTGGTTGGGGCATTAACATCGAACCCCCTGATGCAAGATGATACCCTTCAGCTTAAGTACGCAAGCACTGCAGCTTAATTGGGTCACTGTCAGTGCCATATAGCActcattattatatatttaaacttgtatggtTTGCTTCATGCGAATTTCTTAAAGCTGATCTCCAGGATGGTTAGtgctattaattaattaattaatcaacttcATATAGCCAAATGGGACGCGGTAGTTTAGCTTCAGGTCACATTATATTACGTGGTTGAGTGTGCACAGTGTGGTGTGACTTTCTCTGTTTGTCGGTGAAGCCGACGTCGCATGCAGAGAAATTAAGAACCCTAGATAGCTTCAGATATATAGCGGTCGAAGTGTACAGATCACCCTTTTGGTTTAAGCATTGATTTTTCGTTCATTTGGTGGGACTGATTGGTCTAGAGGCCCTCCACGTTGCAGCTTATCTGCTGATTAGTTGGTTAATTGGGTTGGGCCCTGCAGCCACTTGCTCAGACAGGTCACCACTTCTGTAATGAATTCTGAAATGACATCTATTTTCAGAATGCATCATTCAGAATTAATTCATAAGTATAAAATTCATGCAAAACGAAAAATGTTAAATACAACTTTGAATGGTAACTTTAACACCATAAACCACTCTTTGTCAAAGTAGTCTTGAGGACAAGTTTTACTCAGCTCATACCAGAATATTTGAAATTCAGATGAAACGAAATTTCCTAAGtatataagaaatttaaattcagaTGGCGTGTCAGTGCTGGCTGCAAGCCGTgcagcaagtataatagtaatACCAGAGTAgacatggatatatatatagcgtgCTATGATTTGTATGGAGTATCTC includes:
- the LOC102700444 gene encoding serine/arginine-rich SC35-like splicing factor SCL33; the encoded protein is MGRGYSYSPSPPPRSYRRRASSPIPRGRYGGGGRDLPTSLLVRNLRRDCRPEDIRRPFGQFGRLKDVYIPRDYYSGEPRGFGFVQYYDPDDAADAKYYMDGQTILGREIAVVFAEENRKKPAEMRARDRISGSRGRSYDQRYSRSPRYSPPPRGYSPPRRGRSPYRSPSYSRSPSPRYARRRMRERSYSPVDSRSRSRSRSPIDEGYGGSTRRERSLSVSG